A genome region from Dethiobacter alkaliphilus AHT 1 includes the following:
- the ligD gene encoding non-homologous end-joining DNA ligase, with the protein MMLYTPFKPMEPVMASGVPPASDLLYQVKWDGVRMLAHVGHGKIMLHNRKLRQRTGHYPELSRLGQLLQGEAILDGEIVALKDGRPSFPLILERDLIGGSGEPDPGKVRQRARQIPVFYMVFDLIYHNGRDLTALPLYQRQALLAEILPKDEAVQTVENFADGEALFAAVSENKMEGIVAKEPSSLYQRGKKNAAWKKIKVRQRQLVAIGGYTVKDGQINALLAGAYHQGQLIYVGRVATGLSGQDIRELTPFLKETLQTAPPFVNASPARDKAWVEPRLVALIDFQEWTEDLRMRQPVIKGFTKDRPEDCVLQ; encoded by the coding sequence ATGATGCTTTATACACCTTTTAAACCCATGGAGCCTGTTATGGCCTCCGGTGTGCCCCCGGCATCTGATCTGCTGTATCAGGTAAAATGGGATGGTGTGCGGATGCTGGCCCATGTGGGGCACGGCAAAATCATGCTGCATAACCGGAAACTGCGACAGCGAACCGGCCATTATCCCGAATTATCCCGACTGGGCCAACTGCTGCAGGGGGAGGCAATCCTGGACGGAGAGATTGTGGCCCTAAAGGATGGCCGGCCCAGTTTTCCACTGATTCTGGAGCGGGATCTGATAGGGGGATCCGGTGAGCCAGATCCGGGGAAAGTGCGGCAAAGAGCCCGGCAAATTCCGGTTTTTTACATGGTTTTCGACTTGATTTATCATAACGGGCGCGACCTTACAGCTTTGCCCCTTTACCAGAGACAGGCGCTGCTTGCTGAAATTCTCCCCAAGGATGAAGCGGTGCAAACTGTGGAAAATTTTGCCGATGGTGAGGCTCTGTTTGCCGCGGTGAGCGAAAATAAAATGGAGGGAATTGTGGCCAAAGAGCCAAGCTCCCTCTATCAGCGCGGTAAAAAAAATGCCGCCTGGAAAAAAATCAAGGTGCGGCAGCGCCAGCTGGTGGCCATCGGCGGATATACCGTAAAAGACGGGCAAATAAACGCCCTGCTGGCCGGTGCCTACCATCAGGGGCAACTTATCTATGTGGGCCGGGTTGCCACAGGACTAAGCGGGCAGGATATCAGAGAATTAACCCCGTTCTTAAAAGAAACTCTACAAACTGCGCCGCCCTTTGTTAACGCTTCCCCGGCCAGGGATAAGGCCTGGGTAGAACCCAGGCTGGTGGCGTTAATAGATTTTCAGGAATGGACCGAGGATTTGCGGATGCGCCAGCCGGTTAT